The following DNA comes from Triticum aestivum cultivar Chinese Spring chromosome 3D, IWGSC CS RefSeq v2.1, whole genome shotgun sequence.
ATAGAGAAAAAGGCttgaaaaaaaaatataaaaattgaGCGGAGAGAATAGAAGGAACATACTAGGTTAAACAACAGAAGAAAAATGTTGGGAACAAGTTGCCAAATCAAAATACAGCAAGCCATGCTCAGTGTACAGTCAGAATAACATTATCTCCTACTTAAAAAAAGAATAACATTACCTGCTTCTCGCAGACATGCATCAGTTGCCCTGTATGTAGACATGAAAAGCCTTTTTGTAAATACCTTCGCCTATCCATTAACTGTGTTACCTACTTAGGGAAAAATATGTGTTTATGCAACTCATGCAAAACGTTTTTGTTCCGCGAAAAAACACGATAAAGTCTTTTGTGTTAGAATCAATTTATTCTTTTCAAAAAATATGTACACAAATGtgataattttttttaatttctcaaACAATTCATAAAACGGCATAAAAATATTACCCAAGATTGGTGGAACCCAAGAAAGCTAATTACAACAAAGTAAAAGGGAAAATTtgaatagaaaagaaataaaaagtaaGAAAATAGATAAAATAGGAATATAAAACTTTTTTTGAGAAAAACCTCGCCACTTTATTACTCAAGAATGTTCATAGGCACACGTGCGGGGTCATGAGGATTACTCAGCCAAACGTGTCTACCTACATTCAAATTACATGCAAACTTGGCGATGTTATGAGCCTCAAAATTGTGGTTTCTAGACTCATAAAcaaaagaacaaaaagcaaaactaTTACAATGACTTGTTATTTCATGAACGATGGCAGCATGAGCTCCTCCTGTGCCCTTGTTAATATCATTCACCACTCCCAGGCAGTCTGACGCCACCTTTAGCCTCTGCTCGAGAAGATCATCCGCCAGTGCCAGCGCTTCCCTGCATGCATAAGTTTCCAGAATAGTTGGATCTCTGATCCCATTATATACCACCGCGGAGGATCCAAGGTACGTTCCAGTGTGGTCGCGACACACAGCAACAACTGCACCTCCTCTTCTGTTTCGCACCAACACACCATCAACAATGATTTTAACTACTCCCTCCAGCGAAGGTAACCATTGCCGAGGAGCATTCTGACGGCTCCCCGTTCCAAGATTTTGCCTCGCCACTTGTGTGGGAATATGATCGTTCAGCTATGTAGCGATCAACGAAAGATGAGGTTTGCCCGGGTGATTGGAATATTCCCTCGTGAATAGCTTGCCTCCGTGAGTACCAGATCGACCAAAGGGTTACCACCATCCTCGCAAACATGTTCTGATCAAGATCCTCATTCAGCTGGAAAAGCCAGTTCTTGGCTCGAGGCTCCTTGTTTTTAGCCATCTTAGACACCAGTACGGGATCAGCCAGCGCCTAAGTGCACCTAGCATGAGTGCATGCTAGCAATGCATGGCGCCAAGAATCTGCCACACCGCACAAAGGACATGCATCCCTGGTTGATATATTTCATCTGTTGAGAACATCCGTTGTCGGCAGCGAGTGGCGAGCCAAACGCCAAAGAAACACACGCAACTTCGAAGGGACTTTCAAGTTCCATAGATTCGTCCAATCCTTTTCCTCCTTCTCACAGATAGATGAGCCACTTCTCCCTTCGAGCTAATCCTCTCTTGTAATCTTTTGTTTTTACCATGAACTTATAAGTGGAGCTCACCGTGAACCGCCCCTTCCTATCCGGGTGCCATGCCCAAAAATCATCTATGTTCTTGGTGCATACCGGAATCTTCAATATTGCCTCCGCATCAGTCGGCAGGAAAAACATTTGTGATCAAAGCTGCGTTCCACGATGCCGTCGCGGGCTCGAGCAGTTCTGAGATCAACTCCGGcgggttttgaacccgagaaaCAATAGGGCGCAGGGATGCTTCTTTGGGAATCCAATTATGCTGTATGGCTTGGGTCTGGGCCAAAGGAAGTCCTAGACATTGTCGGAATTCTTGATGTTGAGTAATACAAGATTTTTCACAAAATAAAGCACTTAGTGCTCACACACAAATATAGTAAAAAAATTACAATAAAAATTCAAAATTAAAACTTACAATAAAAAGTTGTGtttctaaaagaaaaaataaatttttttaGGCTAAAAAGAAAAATTAACTGGACCCACACTTGAGGTGAGAGAGACAGGGAGAAGGGACTCCCTGTCTGACGCTCGTTAGCGTCAAACGAAGGTGCGTTCGCCGAAGGTAGatgcacatgggccggcccatttggagGTCAGGAACTCCAGCGCGTAAAATATAGCCAAAAATGAACGCGGTGGCCAGATATCGAACTCGTGACGTGCCGTTCGTGAAGTCTAGAACCTACCAATCGGGCTGAAACGTTTTACGTGTCTGTATGCGGCGCGAGCTCTAAAGTACCGAACATATTTTCAATTTTTTCGAACAATTTTCAAACatcgaaaaaaaaagaaaactctgGACAAAATTTTACAAACGCGAACACTATTTAAaaccatgaacaattttttaaatttgaacAAACTCCTAAAACGCGAACAATTATTGGAAAGATGAACAGAAATTTCGAAATTCCAATAAGATGAACAATTTTAAATATGtaaattgaacattttttaatatatgctGAACAGTTTTTAGATACATACTGAACATTTTTTTGATGTACGCTGAACAAATTTTAAATATACATTGGACATTTCCGTAATATACGCTGAACAAATTTTGAACTGTGAACAAAATTTAATAACCATGAATTTTTTATGAAATCATGAAGAAAATATGgaatttcaaacttttttgaaaacaaaggatgaaaataaaaatgaaaaaggataaaataaaaagagaaagaaaaaagaaacagaattaaaaaataaaaacgaaaaatCAGAAAGCCGGCAAAAGAGAAACAAATAGGAAGAAACCGGTTTGCTGGCACTGCCTTAACTCACGAAGTGGGCCGGCGGCCCGTCGCACGCAGGTGCTCCTGCGCTTCAGCGAAAGCGCGTCTCGTGGACGCACGCGCGCGTCAAATAGGATCCACCCAGGGAGAACGGAGCTGCACAGATCAGCTCGTTTTGAGAGAAGCACATAAGAAACGGCCCAGCCCATCCGCATCTGTCTGTGTTTATAGACACGAGAGGAAGGAATTGGATGACCTacccacctctcctccactcctcctctccgccgccgtcacTGCCACCCACTCCTCCTCTACCACTGCTCTCGCGCGCCTTGCTCCAGTCCAGAGCGCCCATGGCGGAGGCCGCAAGCGCAGCAGCAGCGACGCCTCTCCTCCCTGGCCTCCCCGATGACATCTCCATCTGGGAGATCCTCGTCCGCCTGCCCCCCAAACCCCTCCTCCGCTGTCGCGCCGTCTCCCCCGCCTGGCGCCGCGCCACCTCCGACCGCGACTTCCTCCTCGCCCACCACGCCCgccagccctccctcccccttctcTACGGCGACACTGACGACCTATTGTCCATGGAGATCATCACCTGCGACCACCGGCACCGGGCAGCCGACAAGCTCCAGTCCGTCGCGCGATTTGACGACGCCTCTTGCTTCATTCCCGTGGCCTGCTGTGACGGCCTCCTCGTCTTACGCACCTATAATCAGAGGGGTGAGAGGCGCCTCTCCATCTGCAACCCGGCCACTCGTCAATATGCTCCCCTCCACCAGCTTCGTGGCTTCAAGCTCTTGGGGATGTATCCACACGGCCCTACCGGCGACTACCGACTATTGCTCTGCTTGGAAGCTGATGCTAAAAGTGGCTCCTATGTCTTCACATTGGGCTCTGGCCGGCCACCGAGGCGCATAAGGGGCCCTGATGCCAAGGAACTGATGAATTTCCATGGATCTGTTCTTTTCCATGGCAGCTTGCATTGGCACACTGACAACCTGATAATGGTATTTGACACCACCACCGAGTCGTTCCGGCAGATGCGCACTCCGATTGTTTCTGGCCATGTCATTGCTGGCCTGTTTGAGATGGGTGACATGCTTGGCACGTTCAGCCTTAATGACGAAGAGACCATTGTTGATATCTGGGTGATGCAGGACTATCAAGGCCAAGTCTGGGCCTCCAAAGGCCGGGTTGAATTTCCCATTGAAGAGCTCATGGCGCAATCTGAAGATCTTGGTAGTTGCTGGCTAGTGGAGGCCACATATTGGGATGGTGATCTGCTGGTGCTGGCCAAATTTGACAACGGCTCGCTACATCAGGTTGACATTGATGGCAAGTTGGTTGACAGTCTCGGTCACAGACTCCTCTATCCTACCCCACTTCGGCTGAAACAATCTCTAGTTCCACATACCTTCTTTCCGGCACTAGAGGGTTATGTTGTCAATGCTTCGTCTTTCATCTGACTTCAGCTCAATGACTTGCTATATTTCTTTGAATATCATTTTGGGCTGAAGTGGCTGACGTGAGTGATGATGCTAAAATTACAAGTCATTTGGATCAGCGTTTGAAATGTTTGCCGATTACTCTGGATCATGACTATGTTTTGTTGAACTCAGTTATGGGCTTCTTTTTTCCCCGTTATATAGTGTTCTGCTTAGTACTTAATTACTTGGTTGTTTTGGTTAGCGTTTGAAATAGCTGTCGATTGATCTACCTCATATATCTGTTTTTCTCTGAAATGAAGAATTGCCTTAGTTTTTCTTATCAAGGTCTTATTTATTGAAGATCATATTGTGGTTTCCTGTTTCCTGCGCTCTCGATTTGTTCATGTTTGCCTTTTCCCCCTTTATATAGCGGTCTGCTTAGTACTTAATTGTTATTAATCTAGCTGCCTCTTGGTCCCTGTTTATTGAACGGAATAATTAATCTGTCCTTTGTTTTGAGGTCTTCTTTTTTAGAGTTTACCCAGTTGTCCATTTAATACTAaatatttagaaaatgttcagtTGATTCTTATTTCTTTGTTTTATTTTAGCAGACTAGCTAGTTGCACATGATTCCTTGTTGGCTAGCTAGTTGCTCATGATTCCTGAAGAGCTTGGAACACTAGTAAAATTGAACGATTGCATTATAGTCAACTTTCAAGTCAATGTTCTGTTGCAGTTCATTCATGTTCATGATTACATTAACATCTGGTCAGGTATTGAAACATGGTGTTATAATTCTGCCTCTGTGTTGCATCATTTGAAATTATATTTATCATTTCACTTTAGCTGCTAACCATTTAAAGAAATCACAGCTTCATATGATGTTGAATCTTAACATATGCTCGAGAAATGAAACTTGTAATGACGTGCAGAGCCATGTACTTTTTTTCTGCGCAATGCGTATGAAATGGGTCCACTATGAGATGGCTATTTTCCTTTTCATGTCTACAAGTTATAATCAAGAAGCTCTGACTGGTTCATGATTTGACTTGTGTGAATATCCTTTTGAGCTAAAATGGCTAGCataaaaaaaagggcagcccggtgcatgtagctcccgcttgcgcagggtccggggagcTAAAATGGCTAGCATGCTGATGCTTAAATTATgaagtacttcctctgtaaacaaatataagtcaATTTAGATCACTAAAGGAGTAGTTTTGGACAAATTCAAAATAGTTGCAAATTGATCTGCCCCATGTCTGTTTTTCTCTGAACTGAAGAATTGCCTTGGCTTTTTTATCAAGGTCTTCTATGTTAAAAATCAGCAAGCAGTTTTCTTTTGTACTAAATCAGCACacttaatatggaacggagggagtactaaataggTAGCCAATGTCCTGTTTCTAAGTATTGTTGTAGCTGACAATTACATGTGGCGGATCATCCTCTCAATTTGTTTAATTGCTAGTTTGACCCGATTGTTAGAGGAGTTCGGAGCACTACTTGTTAGATTGAATGGAATGATTGTATCATCAACTTGTGAGTGAAATATTTATATCACCATTCATTATTCTTCATGTGTCCATTGCATCTGGTTAGGTATTGAATTGTCCTGTTATAGTTCCTTATCTCTCTGTTACCGGTGCAAGGCCGTGTCCAGTACCATTTTTCGAAAGTAAGATTGCTCAATTTGTCACGGCATGTATGTCGTACCATTCCTGCAGGGTGATTCCTCAGTTGCTGACATCACTTGTAGGTCCACTATGAGCCTGCTAGTTTTTTCTTGTTGCATAAAAGTTATGGTCAAGAGGCTCTGACTGTCAATGGTTGCATGAAATTCATATATCTGTGAATATCCTTTTCGGCAGAGGGGCCTACCGTGCATGTTGATGCTAAAATTACTAAGTTGTTCTGGTCAGCGTTTGAAATATTTATTAAGCTTACCTACCTCTTGTTTCTTAGAGACTATCTGCTGGTCCTCTTAATTCTACAGATTTAGCAAATATACTTGTTTCTATTTTTTTGTCTTAGCTGATGATGAAATGAGGCAGATTTTCCACTTTTTTTAGTAAGCAAGTTGCACCTGGTTTTTAGAAGAGCTTGGAGCACTACTTGTCAAATTGAATGATAAGATTGTAGTAAACTTTTGAATGCAATGTTCTGTCGATATTCATTCTTGTTCTTGATACCATAGCATCTGATTAGGCATGCAAATATGTGCTTCTAAATCATATTTTTCGATTGCATCATCTTGAATTATATTTACCATTTCACTTCATCATTTGgaatcatactccctccgtaaagaaatataagagcgtttagatcacatCTGATTAGGCATgcaagtagtgatctaaacgctcttatatttgtttacagagggagtatttaacaTTTCACTTCTTAGCTGCTAATCATTGTAAGAAATAATGTTTCATGAGATGTTGATTCTGACATATGATCGAGAAATAAAACTTGTAGTGATAAGCAAAAGAAAGGTTTGTCATGGTCCTGTACTAATTGTCAGGCATGTTTATATGAAGTTTCCTTATCAAGTTTTCTCTTGCAAGAAAGCACCAGGGATTGTGTTGCAAAAAAGTTGTAAGAAGAGTAATTAAGTTGAAAAGCTGCTCCGATCGTTTGCTACTGCATGTAGTATATTCTTTCAGTAAAGCATGTTATGCAACAGTAGTAGTAGGGAGTACTATCAAAGCTCTGTTTGAGAGTACGGTTAGAACTTAATAGCCCAGCCCTACCCAGGGCATTCGTATTATTTCTCGATTGACCTCCGCGGTCGCCACGGCAAGCTGTTCGTGAGTAACCAACCAAACTAGTGTAGCATGGTTAGGAACTGTATTTTTTGTCCCTGAAATCGCTTCATGGCCAGACTCTTCAGTGTTCCTTGATACGAAGACGATTAACATTGGCATTTTGAACTGTGTTTTTTCTTTGGTACCTACATGGGTTATTTTCTAGTAGGATTGTTTAGTTTTGTGGCACTTTTATTTTGCTGACTTTCATTGGAATCTTGTTAGTAAGAAGCATGGTTCTGCTAGACTAGTAGTAGTGTAGGAAAAATAAAGAATTCAAACCATGAAAGGACAGGGTTAGCTGATGCTTGTCTGATCTGGAATCGCCTATTGCTTTTGATACTGCAGCAGCAATATTGTTGGCTGATGTTGTGCAACCGTTTTCGATACTTCATTAGCAGTTCCCTCTGCTGGGAGGGTATGTACTGTAGATGGTGAATATAATGTTTCTTTCTAGTAATTGAACGGGCAAGGGGCATGTAGGTTCATGGGCTCTAAAAAGCAAATCCAACAAGCCAGTGTGCATGCTAGTGCTAATACTTAGTACTTTTTACTGATGTATGTTGTGAGGAGCTAATAATGCTGAAAGTATGCAAAACTGTCATGAGTGGACATGAAATGCATGTTGATGCTGTGGTAAAGGAAGCATTAGTAATAGTAGGTGGCTCCAGAAGTCCTGTTTGTATTGCATTTCAGCGTCTATTTCTCAATGATAACCAACAAGAAGATGTTATGGTCTTGGTCACAACAGCCTGCCGGTTCACGCAAACATCAAGAGGAGGAGAAAGCCCAAAAGACGCATCTCCATCCAGGAAgaatctccatctccatctcttgGCTGTAGTAAGCTGCGAATGATGAAGTAATTGTGCTAGCCACTGTTAAGGATGGGAGACAGCACAAGAGAAGTGTGATGAAAATGCAGCTCAACTCTGCGACAGCTGCCTGTATGTGTGACAGACATTGTTTGTGTCCTGTGGCCGTGGCAGCTTCCTACCAAAGATCTTGCTTGAACCCTTTTCAAGTCTCCAGGCCAACACTTGCTCTCAGACCAGCAGATTGAACTCAAGGCTATTGTTTACTGAGCTCGGGAATGCAAATGCTTGCTAGTACTGTTGAATCAGACTGGACAGCAGGTGCTCTTGAGACTGAACGAGAGCTGGACAAACCTTGCGGTCCTAATTTCAGCGCTTGTGCATTGCAGTACATATCTTTATGAGACTTAAAATTAGTAGAGAGAATCGATGGAGCTGGCGCATGCAGTGATGTATGCGTGTGAATGTGCAGTTGTGGTATTCTTGCCCAAGAATGCTAATGGAGAAGCGCTTGATCAGATGGCCTCATTTTCAGGTTCATGAGCTGTTAGTGGTGACTGGTACTACTAGCTAGGGTAGCAAAAACGGACGTGTTCTTCTCCTGCTTAGCAGATACTGATTTCTCAGAGGACAACTACAAGTGCCGATGCACTCTTATGCTAGTGTGCACTTATTCCCAGTACCTCGTAATCCTAAGTACGAATACAGACACCCTTTTCCTTTTGACATAAGTAGCTACCCATTGATGTGAGACTAGTGGCGGAATCATTGAGATATGCCTGTGCTCCAAGCATACATATAGTCCGCGATGTTCTGAGAAAGTCAGGGAAGGTAAACAAGGCCAGCATGGTGCATTGTGCTTAGTTGGTGGTCGCTATAAATGGATCATGTGGCTCTGTGCAATTATTTATTCAGAGCAAGAATCCAGAGGCACAAATTCTTGGTGAACTTCTAGCATTTGAAATCCCATCACGTAATTTCGTATCTTTTGGATGAAGATAACAACATCAATAGTAATAATCGACAGGGCCAATGTAGTACATACATATCCGGTAAATCGCGAGTGGGCATGCAACCACGCGCGGTCGTTATCCACAACGCATGTTTTCATGTGATTCGTGCAACTCGAATACTTATGGCCGGTATAACATTTTCTATTCCCCGTATGCCATTTGATATAGCCCGCGTATTTGCAACTGACATCTGCAGGAGATGGCCTGCAAGGCAGGCTCAGGCATTGAAGTGAGGGGCGCATTCATTACATTTACATCCCAGTTCCAACAGCTTGCTGCACCACGCTCCCCACTGTCTTTTTAAACTTCGGGCTGCTTGTCATTGCTGCCCAACCCTCCTTCTCATTGCTCCTTCTCCATTTCTCCCAGTCTTGCCGCAGCTCACAAGCATGTGTTCTTCTCCCCACCTGTTTTGGCTGCTCAACTCATCTTCTCTTGCCCTCACCTCATAGACTAACGGCAGTTGAGAAGTATGTGTTCATCTATGTCCCAACGCAGCTCTACACCACCTGCATCTCATTTCACCGCAACCCAGCTGGTGGCTCCTCTCCCTCTCATTCATTGCCCGGAGTGCAACACGGGGGTGTAAGTTCGCCTTCGCCATCGACCTTTCCATCCATCTATCGTTCTCAGGCCGATTTTTTTTGTGCGGCATGGAGGATGCAGGATCTGGGTGTAGGAATCAGCAAGGAGTAGACCCTTCTTGCGGCTTACGAACTTTTTCATCCCGTGCCACTCTTGTGGCCATGTTCTTCGTCCACAACAACTGAAGCTCAACCACACAGCAAAAAGATCGTCGTCGTCATCATTTGTTTAGCACTATAAACCCATTAGATCATCTGACATGTGACATGTAGTACAAGTATTTATTTTCCGCACCATGTCGCTCCATGTAACTGCTAGTGGGCTGTGCGTGCTTATGTACTAATAAAGTAGATTGATATGTTGTACTTAAAGAGCAGTAAGACAGTTTAATTTCCGTTGGGCGGCTAACCATGCAAGTCTAATTTTAATCCTCATGTGATACGCACCAAATCAGCAAGGAGTGACCCTTTTAAGCCACCAGATATAAAATATTGACGCGCTATCGTCAGTCGTTTAATGGCAGCCAATGAAGCATACATGCCTCCTGACAGCCATGCAGCCACCCAACAGGGATTAATGGACATGGAGATGATGTCAAAGAGCCATGCCCAGGACTTTCCCCAAACCATCGCTCATGCTAAGGTCAAACAGACGAAACAGATGTGATCGCCTAGTGCCATACCTAAAAATCAACCAGACGGGATCGATTTTGAGATTAAAATGCTAACCTGAGAGAGAGATGAGAAAATACCACCCAGCTAACAGACACAGGGCATAGCTAATGGACATGGCCTTATGCAGTGAGCACCCCGAACCTGAACTCTCCCTCAAAAAAGTCGACATGCTAATGTATGAATAGGATGAACAAATGTCAGCGCGTTCGATAATACCCAAATAAACAAAAGACGTAGGATCAGATATAGTGTCTGAGATGCTACTATGCAAGTCTCCGCTTTTCCCAAGGCCACAACTTGAGTACAGTACACATCACCAGTGAGTCCGTCTGCCAATCGCAAGAGCAGTTATGCCATCGCCCAAACTGTGACATCGGCAGACAAGCCTGTATTCATACGAACATAAATGCCCTCTGAGTTCTGGCCCTCTAGCGGGACGTatctgttagggaacgtagcaataatttgAAATTTTCctacaccaagatcaatctaggagattcaaGCAACGAgaaagagggagtgcatcttcatacccttgaagattgctaagcggaagcgttacaagaacgcggttgatggagtcgtactcgcggcgattcaaatcgcggaagatccgatctagcaccggacggacggcgcctccacgttcaacacacgtacagctcggggacgtctcctccttcttgatccagcaaggggagaggagaagttgagggaggactccggcaggacgacggcgtggtggtggagcttgtggtattcctgcagggcttcgccaagctctacggaggagaaggaagagttagaggagggaggggctgcgccagggaaggggtgctgctgccctctctctccctcactatatatagggggaaggggggtggaggcggcgccctagggttccctaggggaggggtggcggccacaggggaaaccctagatgggtttgggcgccccacccctaggaaacttgccgcccaagccgggaggggtggctaccctaggggaggcgcccccacctctccacgttatgtgagatggggtgggaggggcgcacaaccccttagtgggctgatgtgccccctccccttggcccataaggcccccaacgcttgtcggggcctccgaaacaccttttggtcacgctggtcgtcacccggtacttccaaaacaattccggactccaatacccttcgttcaatatatcgatcttcacctccggaccattccggagttcctcgtcacgtccgggatgtcatccgggactccgaacaaccttcggtaaccgcatactatttcccataacaactctagcgtcaccgaaccttaagtgtgtagaccctacgggttcgggaaccatgtagacatgaccgagacgttctccggccaataaccaacagcgggatctggatacccatgttggctcccacatgttccacgatgatcttatcggatgaaccacaatgtcggggattcaatcaatcccgtatacaaatccctttgtccaccggtatgttaattgcccgagattctaaatcgttagcattacgcactgaactatcacgtagtcatcaaaacgtgtatgtcagatgtttcgcaacatctacagacgacgctcgaggttcagcacaccgagcggtgcattaaggacataagccttctgcgcagcaatgaggataatcctcagttgacggacccagtccgcataatttctactatcaactttcaactaaattttctctagcaacatatcttaaatagtagaactaaagcgtaagctacgacataattgcaaagaccttttgactatgttcattataattaagttcatctgattatttaatgaactctcacttagatagacatccctctagtcatctaagtgatacatgatccgagtcaactaggccgtgtccgatcatcacgtgagacggactagtcatcatcggtgaacatcttcatgatgatcgtatctactatacgactcatgttcgacctttcggtctcttgtgttccgaggccatgtctgtacatgctaggctcgtcaagtcaacctaagtgtttcgcatgtgtaaatctggcttacacccgttgtatgcgaacgttagaatctatcacacccgatcatcacatggtgcttcgaaacaacgaaccttcgcaacagtgcacagttagggggaacactttcttgaaattttagcgagggatcgtcttatttatgctaccgtcgttctaagcaaataagatgtaaacatgaca
Coding sequences within:
- the LOC123080565 gene encoding putative F-box protein At3g52320, which encodes MTYPPLLHSSSPPPSLPPTPPLPLLSRALLQSRAPMAEAASAAAATPLLPGLPDDISIWEILVRLPPKPLLRCRAVSPAWRRATSDRDFLLAHHARQPSLPLLYGDTDDLLSMEIITCDHRHRAADKLQSVARFDDASCFIPVACCDGLLVLRTYNQRGERRLSICNPATRQYAPLHQLRGFKLLGMYPHGPTGDYRLLLCLEADAKSGSYVFTLGSGRPPRRIRGPDAKELMNFHGSVLFHGSLHWHTDNLIMVFDTTTESFRQMRTPIVSGHVIAGLFEMGDMLGTFSLNDEETIVDIWVMQDYQGQVWASKGRVEFPIEELMAQSEDLGSCWLVEATYWDGDLLVLAKFDNGSLHQVDIDGKLVDSLGHRLLYPTPLRLKQSLVPHTFFPALEGYVVNASSFI